Proteins encoded together in one Astyanax mexicanus isolate ESR-SI-001 chromosome 10, AstMex3_surface, whole genome shotgun sequence window:
- the mospd1 gene encoding motile sperm domain-containing protein 1 — translation MHQQSRQPDLVEGRLPVFVFPTELVFYADEQASHKQVLTLYNPYEFALKFKVLCTAPNKYAVVDATGAVKPQCCVDIVIRHRDVRACHYGVIDKFRLQVSEQSQRKALGRKEVMATLLPSAAQEQPQPRPQEEERRMKEQLSDSVFFEQTAFQTESRAASGGPSLLTVLLGLVCMAALMLPTLGEQESTVPVYLHLSVNKKLVAAYVLGLLTMVILRT, via the exons ATGCATCAGCAGAGCCGGCAGCCTGACCTAGTGGAAGGAAGACTTCCAGTGTTCGTTTTCCCGACCGAGCTGGTTTTCTATGCAGACGAGCAGGCCTCGCACAAGCAGGTGCTCACGCTCTACAACCCCTATGAATTTGCACTTAAGTTCAAAG TTCTGTGTACAGCGCCAAATAAGTATGCGGTAGTGGACGCCACCGGTGCCGTTAAGCCACAGTGCTGTGTAGATAT CGTGATCCGCCACAGGGACGTGCGGGCCTGCCACTATGGCGTGATCGATAAATTCCGGCTGCAGGTGTCGGAGCAGAGCCAGAGGAAGGCTCTTGGCCGGAAGGAGGTGATGGCCACGCTGCTTCCCTCGGCCGCCCAGGAGCAGCCTCAGCCCCGGCCCCAGGAGGAGGAGCGCAGGATGAAGGAACAGCTGAGCGACAGCGTGTTCTTCGAGCAGACCGCATTCCAGACAG AGAGCCGTGCAGCATCAGGGGGCCCCAGCCTGCTGACTGTCCTGTTGGGCCTGGTGTGTATGGCCGCCCTCATGCTCCCTACACTAGGAGAGCAGGAATCCACAGTGCCTGTCTACCTCCACTTAAGTGTTAACAAGAAACTCGTAGCTGCTTACGTTTTAG GTCTTCTTACAATGGTTATCCTCCGCACATGA